Genomic window (Wenzhouxiangella marina):
CCCGGAATCGAGGCGCCGCCCCCGGTCAGGAACAGGGTGCTGATGCTCGAATAATCACTGGACGAGGAGTAGAACTGGAGCGCTCGGCTGATCTGCTGGATGACGTTCTGCCGGAAGGGCTCGAGCACCTCGTCCTCGAAGCCGGCCGGCGGCTCTTCACCGCGCTGCAGGAAACTGGCCTGCTCGGCGTCCATGCCATAACGGCGCATGCATTCCTCGACCAGCTGATGCCCGCCGAAACCATGTTCGCGACTGTAGATGCTGCGCTCGCCGCGCAGCACGATCATTGTCGAAACCGTCGAGCCGATATTGAGCACCCCGACCGTTTCCGAATCATCGATGCCCGCGCCCTTGCGCACCAGCTGGAAGGCGTTGGCGATGGCATAGGCTTCGACGTCGACCACGGTCGCGGTCAGCCCGGCCAGTTCCGCCACCTCACGCCGAACATCGACGTGCTCGGTCTTCGACGCCGCCAGCAGGATCTCGAGGAGATCGGCGTTGCGCGGAGACGGGCCCAGCACTTCGAAATCCAGACTCACCTCTTCGCGCGGGTACGGGATGTACTGACCCGCCTCGACCTCGATCTGTCCCTCGATGTCGTCCTCGGACAGATCGGCCGGGAGGTTGATGACCTTGGTGATCACCGCCGATCCGGTCACCGCCAGCGCGCAGTTCTTGGCCTTGATGCCGGCGCGCTGCAGGCCCTTCTTGACTGCCTCGGCGACCTGTTCGGGTTCGGCGATCACGCCCTCGCTGACCGCACCCTCCGGCACCGGCTCGACGGCAAAGCCCTCGACCCGGTAACTGTTGCCGCTGGCGGACAGCTGGATGAGCTTGACGCTACTCGTGCCGATATCCACCCCGACCAGGGGTGCAGGCGCTGAGCCGAAAAGCTTCGCAAATAATTCGTTCATGGTGTCGTCATGGCCCTCTGTTCGGCACGTTCAAGCGCTCTGCTCAAAATTCGGCGCCCATTCGAATCATCCCCACCTGGCCCGTATCGGTCGCAATCCAGCGCTGTGATAATCTTCGGTCTTTCTTGTACCCGGCCCACCTGAACCGGGGCACTTTCGACCGTTGTTCGCGTCCAAGACACGGGTTTTCTGATTCTGCAGACGTACATTTACCATAACTCATGGTCCGAATAAAGCCTTTAATAGTTTTTTCTATCCGTCTGTTTTTCCTAATTTTCGCATTAGGGCTTATCGGATTGCTAGTGGTCTGGTTGACGATCGTGCCCACACTGCCATCGGTGGACAGCCTGCGCGACGTTCGCCTGCAGGTGCCACTACGGATCTATTCGGCCGATCAGGAGCTGATGCTCGAGGTCGGCGAGCAGCGGCGGCTGCCGCTGGCCATCGACGAAATGCCCGAAACTCTCCGCCAGGCCTTCCTGGCTGCAGAGGATGATCGCTTCTACAGCCATCCCGGCATCGACTGGCGCGGAACCGCTCGCGCAGTCTGGCTCTACGGCCTGTCACTCGGCCGCGGCCGGGTGCCGGGCGGTAGCACGATCACCCAGCAGGTGGCCCGTCGATTCTTCCTGTCGACCGAGTACTCGGTGACTCGAAAACTGCGCGAAATGCTGCTCGCACTCAAGATCGAGCGCGAACTCAGCAAGGACGAGATTTTCGAGCTGTATCTGAACAAGGAATTTCTGGGGCACCGCGCCTACGGCGTGGGTGCGGCGGCGCAAGTGTACTACGGCAAGACCGTCGATGAGCTCAGCCTGGCCGAAATGGCGATGCTCGCCGCCCTGCCGAAGGCGCCGTCACGGGACAACCCCCTGAGCGGGCCGGAGCGCGCGATGATCCGCCGCAACTGGGTGCTGGACCGCATGCTGGAACTCGGCTATATCGACGAAGCCGCCCATGCGCAGGCCCGCGCCGAACCCAACAACGCCCGTTACCACGGCTCGGTCCAGGAGCTCGATGCCAGCTGGGTCTCTGAAATGACTCGCCAGCGCGTGGTGGACCGTCTGGGCGCAGAGGAAGCCTATTCCGGCGGCTATCGCGTCACCACCACGATCGAATCGCGCCTCCAGCGCGCCGCCGACCGGGCGGTTCGTGACGGTCTGCAGGCCTACGATCGTCGCCATGGCTGGCGCGGAGTCCAGCAGCGCATCGAAGAAGAGGCCCTGCTCGAGCCCGGCCGCATCGAAGAACGACTGGCGCAGATTCGCCCCGTCGCCGACCTGGTTCCGGCCGTCGTGATCGAGAGCACGCCAGAACTGGCCACCCTGCGACTCGACCGGGGAGAGATCGTCACGCTCGGTCCGGAGGCCGTGGCCTGGGCCCGACCCTACATCGATGTCAACACGCTCGGATCGGCGCCGGAAAGCGTGGACGCCCTGCTCCAGGCCGGGGACATCGTGCGCCTGCGGCAGGTCGACGAACAATGGCAGCTCGCGC
Coding sequences:
- the pilM gene encoding type IV pilus assembly protein PilM; amino-acid sequence: MNELFAKLFGSAPAPLVGVDIGTSSVKLIQLSASGNSYRVEGFAVEPVPEGAVSEGVIAEPEQVAEAVKKGLQRAGIKAKNCALAVTGSAVITKVINLPADLSEDDIEGQIEVEAGQYIPYPREEVSLDFEVLGPSPRNADLLEILLAASKTEHVDVRREVAELAGLTATVVDVEAYAIANAFQLVRKGAGIDDSETVGVLNIGSTVSTMIVLRGERSIYSREHGFGGHQLVEECMRRYGMDAEQASFLQRGEEPPAGFEDEVLEPFRQNVIQQISRALQFYSSSSDYSSISTLFLTGGGASIPGLAEAVGNEVGISCEVADPLKELRLSPKINTRELDQARPALTTACGLALRGFD